A DNA window from Prochlorococcus marinus XMU1406 contains the following coding sequences:
- the aspS gene encoding aspartate--tRNA ligase, translating to MRNKICEELNNTDIGKLVNLCGWVDRRRDHGGVIFIDLRDHSGFLQITINPDDGANLFKQAETLRNETVIMVSGIINERPKDSINKNLSTGELELKVKDLQILNQIKQNLPFPVSIHDYENTKEELRLKYRYLDLRRGKLLENLKTRHKIIKVAREFLDNLGFTEVETPLLTKSTPEGARDFLVPARLSNGDFFALPQSPQLFKQLLMVGGLDKYYQIAKCFRDEDLRADRQPEFTQLDIEMSFISEEEIISFNESLIKKIWKEVLNIDFDNDFPRMSWQAAMDNYGTDRPDTRYQMLLKDLGEVLGDIGFNIFTKAIKSGGSIKSITIKGGNLSISNVRIKPGGDVFQVAQDAGAGGLAFIRVKGEELETIGAIKNNLNEEHIADILRITEAQDGDLILLGAGDKRIVNQSLDRVRQYIAKDLNLIDKSKWNFLWVTDFPMFERNEEENRYEALHHPFCSPKNIKSKDPENLQKEIENSIANAYDLVLNGLELGGGSLRIHEANLQREVLKTVGLTAKEINEKFGFLIEALEMGAPPHGGIAFGLDRITMLIIGADSIRETIAFPKNQQAKCLLTNAPSNVSESQLKELDIEITIDE from the coding sequence ATGAGAAACAAAATTTGTGAAGAACTCAATAATACAGATATTGGTAAATTAGTTAATCTATGCGGATGGGTAGATAGAAGAAGAGATCATGGTGGTGTAATTTTTATTGATTTAAGAGACCATAGTGGATTCTTACAAATAACTATTAACCCCGATGATGGAGCAAATCTATTTAAACAGGCAGAAACTCTAAGGAATGAGACGGTAATAATGGTTAGCGGAATTATTAACGAAAGGCCAAAAGATTCAATAAATAAAAATTTAAGTACTGGAGAGTTAGAGCTTAAGGTTAAAGATTTACAAATTCTCAACCAAATTAAACAAAACCTACCTTTTCCAGTATCTATACATGATTATGAAAATACAAAAGAGGAACTCAGATTAAAATATAGATACCTTGATTTAAGAAGGGGCAAATTACTAGAAAATTTAAAAACAAGACATAAAATTATTAAAGTTGCTAGAGAATTTCTTGATAATTTAGGATTTACAGAAGTAGAAACTCCATTACTTACAAAATCAACTCCAGAAGGAGCTCGCGATTTTCTTGTTCCTGCTCGTCTTTCAAATGGAGATTTTTTTGCTCTACCTCAATCCCCACAACTATTTAAACAACTTTTAATGGTTGGAGGCTTAGATAAGTATTATCAAATCGCAAAATGTTTCCGTGATGAAGACTTAAGGGCAGATAGGCAGCCAGAGTTTACGCAATTAGATATTGAGATGAGCTTTATTAGTGAAGAAGAAATAATCTCTTTTAATGAAAGTCTTATAAAAAAAATATGGAAAGAAGTTTTAAATATTGATTTTGATAATGATTTTCCAAGAATGTCATGGCAAGCAGCAATGGATAATTACGGCACTGATAGACCAGACACTAGATATCAAATGTTATTAAAAGATTTAGGAGAAGTATTAGGAGATATTGGCTTTAATATTTTCACCAAGGCAATTAAGTCTGGAGGTTCTATAAAATCCATAACAATCAAAGGAGGTAATCTAAGTATTAGCAACGTAAGAATTAAACCCGGAGGTGATGTCTTCCAAGTAGCTCAAGATGCAGGAGCTGGTGGTTTGGCCTTTATAAGAGTCAAAGGAGAAGAGCTTGAGACTATTGGGGCAATTAAAAATAATCTAAATGAAGAGCATATAGCTGATATTTTAAGAATCACCGAAGCGCAAGATGGAGACTTAATCCTCTTGGGTGCTGGAGATAAAAGAATTGTCAACCAGTCATTAGATAGAGTGAGACAATACATCGCAAAAGACTTAAATCTCATAGATAAAAGTAAATGGAATTTCTTATGGGTAACTGATTTCCCGATGTTTGAGAGAAATGAAGAGGAAAATAGATATGAAGCTTTACATCATCCTTTTTGTTCTCCAAAAAATATAAAATCTAAAGATCCTGAAAACTTGCAAAAAGAAATCGAGAACTCCATAGCAAATGCTTATGACTTAGTTCTTAATGGCTTGGAATTAGGAGGTGGCTCTTTACGTATTCATGAAGCGAACTTACAAAGAGAGGTTTTGAAAACAGTAGGACTTACTGCTAAAGAGATTAATGAAAAATTTGGATTTTTAATAGAAGCCTTAGAAATGGGTGCTCCTCCTCATGGTGGAATAGCGTTTGGATTAGATCGTATTACCATGCTGATCATAGGTGCAGATTCAATCAGAGAAACCATTGCTTTTCCAAAAAATCAACAAGCAAAATGTCTTCTCACAAATGCGCCTTCAAATGTCTCAGAATCACAATTAAAAGAATTAGATATTGAAATAACAATTGATGAATAA
- a CDS encoding CTP synthase, producing MSKFVFVTGGVVSSIGKGIVAASLGRLLKSRGYSVSILKLDPYLNVDPGTMSPFQHGEVFVTEDGAETDLDLGHYERFTDTAMTRLNSVTTGSIYQAVINKERRGSYNGGTVQVIPHITGEIRERIHRVAANSNADIIITEIGGTVGDIESLPFLEAIREFRNDVNRNDVAYIHVTLLPYIKTSGEIKTKPTQHSVKELRSIGIQPDLLVCRSDKSINEGLKKKLSGFCGVNITSVIEALDADSIYSVPLALKKEGLCKETLKYLELEDKECDLKNWEALIHNLRNPGDPIKVALVGKYIELGDAYLSVVEALRHACIENKALLDLHWVSAEMIEKDSAETYLNEVDAIVVPGGFGNRGVNGKISAIKFAREKKIPFLGLCLGMQCAVIEWARNVANLPDASSSELDPNTPNPVIHLLPEQEDVVDLGGTMRLGVYPCRLTNNTTGKNLYNEDVIYERHRHRYEFNNYYKQSFLNSGYKISGTSPDGRLVELIELENHPYFLACQYHPEFLSRPGKPHPLFQGLIQASQEKLTQSN from the coding sequence ATGTCAAAATTTGTTTTTGTCACCGGAGGAGTAGTTTCTAGCATTGGTAAAGGAATTGTAGCTGCAAGCTTAGGTAGATTATTAAAGTCTAGAGGGTATAGTGTTTCAATATTAAAACTAGATCCATATCTAAATGTTGATCCAGGGACAATGAGTCCTTTTCAACATGGAGAAGTATTTGTAACCGAAGATGGGGCTGAAACCGATCTAGATTTAGGTCATTACGAAAGATTTACTGATACTGCAATGACTAGGTTGAATAGTGTAACAACGGGATCTATTTATCAAGCAGTTATTAATAAAGAAAGAAGAGGCAGTTATAACGGTGGAACTGTGCAAGTAATACCTCACATAACGGGAGAAATTAGAGAAAGGATTCATAGAGTAGCCGCTAACAGCAATGCAGATATTATTATTACTGAAATTGGTGGAACAGTTGGTGATATTGAATCTTTACCTTTTTTAGAGGCAATAAGAGAATTCAGAAATGATGTCAATAGGAATGATGTTGCATACATACACGTAACATTACTTCCCTACATCAAAACATCTGGCGAAATAAAAACTAAGCCAACACAACATTCAGTAAAAGAATTAAGGTCAATTGGAATTCAGCCAGATTTACTTGTATGCCGGAGTGATAAATCAATAAATGAGGGCCTTAAAAAGAAACTTAGTGGATTTTGTGGAGTCAATATTACTTCAGTAATAGAAGCTTTAGACGCAGATAGTATTTATTCTGTGCCTCTTGCTTTAAAAAAAGAGGGTTTGTGCAAAGAAACTTTGAAGTATCTTGAACTAGAAGACAAAGAATGTGATTTGAAAAATTGGGAAGCACTAATTCACAATCTAAGAAATCCTGGAGATCCAATAAAAGTTGCTCTTGTAGGCAAATATATTGAACTTGGAGATGCATATTTATCTGTAGTTGAAGCTTTAAGACATGCATGCATTGAGAACAAGGCTTTATTAGATTTACATTGGGTAAGCGCTGAAATGATAGAAAAAGATTCAGCAGAAACTTACTTAAATGAAGTTGATGCAATTGTCGTACCTGGAGGATTTGGAAATAGAGGAGTTAATGGCAAAATTTCAGCTATAAAATTCGCAAGAGAAAAGAAGATTCCATTTTTAGGCCTGTGCCTTGGTATGCAATGTGCAGTTATAGAATGGGCTAGGAATGTAGCTAATCTTCCAGATGCATCTAGTTCTGAACTAGACCCAAATACTCCCAATCCAGTGATACATTTATTACCAGAACAGGAAGATGTAGTTGATTTAGGTGGGACAATGAGACTTGGAGTTTATCCATGTCGATTGACAAACAATACAACTGGGAAAAACTTATATAATGAAGATGTTATTTATGAGAGACATCGCCATAGATACGAATTTAATAATTACTACAAACAAAGTTTTTTAAATTCCGGATACAAAATTAGTGGTACATCACCAGATGGCAGATTAGTTGAGTTAATTGAGTTAGAAAATCATCCTTACTTCTTAGCATGTCAATATCATCCTGAGTTTTTATCAAGGCCTGGCAAACCTCATCCTTTATTTCAAGGTTTAATACAAGCCTCTCAAGAAAAGTTAACTCAATCAAATTAA
- a CDS encoding 7-carboxy-7-deazaguanine synthase QueE codes for MTNFLPLVEQFHSLQGEGYHAGKSAFFVRLAGCKVGCSWCDTKNSWDEKKYPSISIEKIIDRIKIAREKGASFCVITGGEPLQHNLDNFCKAIKKMTIGEGQNSMKIHIETSGVNSISGSYDWITLSPKRHSPPKNYFLKNCNEIKIIINEIKDIEFAIQIKKETLKQHPLSKIEDGLKKEDKVFYLQPAWNNANGFSLAIDFVKNNPDWKLSLQTHKYLKIK; via the coding sequence ATGACAAATTTTTTACCCTTAGTCGAACAATTTCATTCATTACAAGGTGAAGGTTATCACGCTGGAAAAAGTGCTTTTTTTGTGAGGTTAGCAGGTTGTAAAGTTGGATGTTCGTGGTGCGATACCAAGAATTCATGGGATGAGAAGAAATACCCCTCTATATCAATTGAAAAAATAATAGATCGCATAAAAATTGCTAGAGAGAAAGGAGCATCTTTTTGCGTTATTACAGGAGGAGAACCTTTACAACATAACTTGGATAATTTTTGCAAAGCCATAAAAAAAATGACGATAGGAGAAGGGCAAAACTCAATGAAGATTCATATTGAGACAAGTGGAGTTAATTCCATATCAGGAAGCTATGACTGGATTACTTTATCTCCTAAAAGACACTCACCTCCAAAAAATTATTTTTTAAAAAACTGTAATGAAATTAAAATAATCATAAATGAAATAAAAGATATTGAATTTGCTATTCAAATAAAAAAAGAAACTTTAAAACAACATCCACTCTCTAAAATCGAAGATGGCTTAAAAAAAGAAGATAAAGTTTTTTATTTACAGCCAGCATGGAATAATGCGAATGGGTTTTCTCTTGCTATTGATTTCGTCAAAAATAATCCCGATTGGAAATTGAGCCTTCAAACTCACAAATACTTAAAAATTAAATGA
- the queC gene encoding 7-cyano-7-deazaguanine synthase QueC, producing the protein MILKNKSIVVLLSGGLDSSTVTGIAKKSEAKIFGLSFDYGQRHKKELNSASIIAKHFDIEEFKIIKLDLSLWGGSSLTDTQKNIPIEGVQTNKIPNTYVPGRNTIFISVALSYAEAINADFIGLGVNALDYSGYPDCRPDYIKKFQELADLANKRGRENNPIKLWTPLLDLNKEEIIKLAFDNHVPLDKTWSCYSGNSKPCGKCDSCRIRNAAYEKWLNNNNKK; encoded by the coding sequence ATGATTCTTAAAAACAAATCGATAGTAGTTTTATTATCTGGAGGTTTAGATTCTTCTACAGTAACTGGTATCGCAAAAAAATCAGAAGCTAAAATTTTTGGCCTTTCATTTGACTACGGTCAACGTCATAAAAAAGAATTAAATTCTGCGTCAATAATTGCAAAACACTTTGATATCGAAGAATTTAAAATTATTAAGCTTGACTTATCTTTATGGGGAGGCTCTTCATTAACTGATACTCAAAAAAATATTCCAATAGAAGGAGTACAAACTAATAAAATTCCTAATACTTATGTTCCTGGGAGAAATACTATATTTATTTCCGTTGCACTAAGTTACGCCGAAGCAATAAATGCTGATTTTATAGGATTAGGAGTTAATGCACTGGATTATTCTGGTTATCCAGATTGCAGACCTGACTACATTAAAAAATTTCAAGAATTAGCAGATTTAGCCAATAAAAGAGGAAGAGAAAATAACCCAATAAAACTTTGGACACCACTATTAGATCTAAATAAAGAGGAAATTATTAAATTAGCTTTTGACAATCATGTCCCTTTAGATAAAACATGGAGTTGTTATTCAGGAAATTCAAAACCATGCGGTAAGTGTGATAGCTGCAGAATTAGAAATGCCGCTTATGAAAAATGGCTCAATAACAATAATAAAAAATGA
- a CDS encoding anthranilate synthase component I family protein yields MKIKKIILENWIDPALITHHITKKFGDKGLAWLDSDGKENGEWSIIGIKPKKIIQSRDINNLDKTNNPFNNLKNIEKGFWIGWLSYEAGIYIEPKNPWRKSDMATLWIASYDPIIKCNLIKKEIIIEGTNSSELMNYRNIINNIKSIEEENIIKTNLNFDFSKINLDEMAEKFQKNILKLKKLISLGDLFQANLTTKCEIESSKNYNPLDIYLKIRRKLRAPFGGIIINDNNNFKEAVLSTSPERFIKIDNKNFVESRPIKGTRSRDKDLNQDSLNAIDLITNEKDRAENIMIVDLIRNDLSKVCETGSIIVPEILKLESFLKVHHLTSVIRGKLKKDKNWIDLLKACWPGGSITGAPKLRSCQRLFELEECERGPYCGSFLKLDWNGEFDSNILIRSFLIKDKKINIYAGCGIVIDSKPEEETNELKWKLLPLIDSLK; encoded by the coding sequence ATGAAAATAAAAAAAATAATTCTAGAAAATTGGATAGATCCAGCACTGATTACGCATCACATAACAAAAAAATTCGGAGATAAAGGATTAGCTTGGCTAGATAGTGATGGTAAAGAAAATGGAGAATGGTCAATAATAGGAATTAAACCTAAAAAAATAATTCAATCAAGAGATATTAACAACTTAGACAAAACTAATAATCCCTTTAACAATTTAAAAAATATTGAAAAAGGATTTTGGATCGGATGGTTAAGTTATGAAGCTGGAATTTACATAGAACCAAAAAACCCATGGCGAAAATCTGATATGGCAACTTTATGGATTGCATCATATGATCCAATAATTAAATGTAATCTAATAAAAAAAGAAATAATTATCGAAGGCACAAACTCATCTGAACTGATGAATTATAGAAATATAATCAACAATATTAAAAGTATTGAAGAAGAAAATATTATTAAAACGAATTTGAATTTTGATTTTTCAAAAATTAATTTAGACGAAATGGCCGAAAAATTTCAGAAAAATATTTTAAAATTGAAAAAATTAATTTCACTAGGGGATTTATTTCAAGCGAATCTAACAACTAAATGCGAAATTGAATCTTCTAAAAACTATAATCCTCTAGATATTTATTTAAAAATAAGAAGGAAATTAAGGGCTCCCTTTGGAGGAATAATAATTAATGATAATAATAATTTTAAAGAGGCGGTATTATCTACCTCGCCAGAAAGATTTATAAAAATAGATAATAAAAATTTTGTAGAATCAAGACCTATCAAAGGAACTAGATCCAGAGATAAGGATTTGAATCAAGACTCACTTAATGCTATCGATTTAATAACGAACGAAAAAGATAGAGCCGAAAATATTATGATTGTGGACCTAATAAGAAATGATTTAAGTAAAGTTTGCGAAACAGGAAGTATTATTGTGCCAGAAATATTAAAACTTGAAAGTTTCTTAAAAGTTCATCATCTAACTTCAGTAATCAGAGGCAAATTAAAAAAAGACAAGAACTGGATTGATTTACTAAAAGCTTGTTGGCCTGGGGGCTCTATAACTGGAGCACCTAAATTAAGATCATGCCAAAGACTTTTTGAATTAGAAGAATGTGAACGTGGACCATACTGTGGCTCATTTTTGAAGCTTGACTGGAATGGAGAGTTTGACAGCAATATACTAATAAGATCATTTTTAATTAAAGACAAAAAAATCAATATATATGCTGGTTGCGGAATAGTTATTGACTCAAAGCCTGAAGAGGAAACTAATGAACTAAAGTGGAAACTTTTACCATTAATTGATTCACTAAAATGA